One uncultured Jannaschia sp. DNA segment encodes these proteins:
- the argC gene encoding N-acetyl-gamma-glutamyl-phosphate reductase, with the protein MTTSVFIDGEAGTTGLQIRERLEGRDDVRLVQVEPARRKDDAARRDAFAAADVAILCLPDAAARAAIDLAGDTRIIDASTAHRTAAGWVYGMPELPGQRDRIRSAARVANVGCYATGSIAMIRPLTGAGILPADHPVTLTGISGYTGGGKALIEEYDGGTLPDYFLYAIGQSHKHLPEIVAYGGLDRMPLFQPSVGAFAQGMAVQLHLHADHLPGEIAGHARIEAALRDFYAGDPFVSVELPGERIDPQSLNGTNRMVLTVQGDGAGRVTVIAVLDNLGKGASGTAVQNLNLMVGAPEDAGLATM; encoded by the coding sequence ATGACCACATCGGTGTTCATCGACGGCGAGGCCGGAACCACCGGCCTTCAGATCCGCGAGCGGCTGGAGGGGCGCGACGATGTCCGCCTCGTCCAGGTCGAGCCCGCGCGCCGCAAGGATGACGCCGCCCGCCGTGACGCCTTCGCCGCCGCCGACGTGGCGATCCTCTGCCTGCCCGACGCCGCCGCGCGGGCGGCGATCGACCTTGCGGGCGACACCCGGATCATCGACGCCTCGACGGCCCATCGGACCGCCGCGGGCTGGGTCTACGGTATGCCCGAACTCCCTGGCCAGCGGGACCGCATCCGGTCGGCCGCGCGGGTCGCGAATGTCGGATGCTACGCCACGGGGTCGATCGCGATGATCCGCCCCCTGACGGGAGCCGGCATCCTGCCCGCCGACCATCCCGTCACCCTGACGGGCATCTCGGGCTATACCGGGGGCGGCAAGGCGCTGATTGAGGAATACGACGGCGGTACGCTGCCGGACTATTTCCTCTACGCGATCGGTCAATCCCACAAGCACCTGCCCGAGATCGTCGCCTATGGCGGGCTCGACCGCATGCCGCTCTTCCAGCCCTCGGTCGGCGCGTTCGCGCAGGGCATGGCCGTTCAGCTCCATCTCCATGCCGACCACCTGCCGGGCGAAATCGCGGGGCATGCCCGGATCGAGGCCGCGCTGCGTGATTTCTACGCGGGCGATCCCTTCGTGTCCGTCGAGCTTCCGGGCGAGCGCATCGACCCGCAGTCGCTCAACGGCACCAACCGCATGGTCCTGACGGTGCAGGGGGATGGTGCGGGCCGCGTGACCGTGATCGCGGTGCTCGACAATCTCGGCAAGGGGGCCTCCGGGACGGCGGTGCAGAACCTCAACCTGATGGTCGGCGCGCCCGAGGATGCCGGGCTCGCCACGATGTGA
- a CDS encoding aminotransferase class I/II-fold pyridoxal phosphate-dependent enzyme has translation MQIDPFGVEMWMNAHETRCRHNIAETCVDSLTVGELLRLAGRNDDDLSALLAMKMTYGAIPGSDALRGAIAALYADRAAADVMICHGTAGANALVWQAMVGAGDRVVTLVPTYQQHVSIPKALGAEVVEVPLRPEDWLPDLDALQAAARPGTKMIALTNPNNPTGSLIDGDLLAEIVRIARAAGADLLVDEVYRGTAQTGPGATPSVVDLYERGIATGGMSKAFSMAGLRLGWVVGPPDVLEAVSHHRDYTTISVGRIDDHLATIALEQADRILARSRAITRDNLAIVDDWLATEPLVDWVRPRAGTVGLLRYDLDLPSERLCLDLLDEQGVLLTPGAVMGAEGYLRIGFGNPAETLRAALPKLSAFLRRRAAQ, from the coding sequence ATGCAGATCGATCCATTCGGCGTTGAGATGTGGATGAACGCCCATGAGACGCGATGCCGCCATAACATCGCCGAGACCTGCGTCGACAGCCTGACGGTTGGCGAACTGCTGCGGCTGGCAGGGCGAAACGACGACGATCTGTCGGCACTCCTGGCGATGAAGATGACGTATGGCGCCATCCCCGGCTCGGACGCCCTCCGGGGGGCCATCGCCGCGCTCTATGCCGATCGGGCGGCTGCGGATGTCATGATTTGCCACGGGACCGCCGGGGCCAACGCACTCGTCTGGCAGGCCATGGTGGGTGCGGGCGACCGGGTCGTAACACTCGTGCCGACCTATCAGCAGCACGTTTCGATCCCGAAGGCGCTCGGCGCGGAGGTGGTCGAGGTTCCGCTCCGCCCCGAGGACTGGCTGCCCGATCTCGATGCGCTGCAGGCGGCGGCACGGCCGGGCACGAAGATGATCGCGCTGACGAACCCCAACAACCCGACAGGAAGCCTGATCGACGGCGACCTTCTGGCCGAGATCGTCCGAATCGCGCGGGCGGCGGGTGCCGATCTGCTCGTGGACGAGGTCTATCGCGGCACGGCGCAGACGGGACCCGGCGCGACACCTTCGGTCGTCGATCTCTACGAGCGTGGCATCGCGACGGGCGGAATGTCGAAGGCGTTCTCGATGGCGGGACTGCGGCTCGGCTGGGTCGTCGGCCCGCCCGACGTCCTCGAGGCCGTCTCGCATCACCGCGACTACACCACCATCTCGGTCGGGCGGATCGACGACCATCTGGCGACCATCGCGCTCGAACAGGCGGACCGGATCCTCGCGCGGTCGCGCGCCATCACCCGCGACAACCTCGCCATCGTGGACGACTGGCTGGCGACCGAGCCGCTGGTCGATTGGGTGCGGCCCCGCGCCGGGACCGTCGGCCTTCTGCGCTACGACCTCGACCTGCCCTCCGAGCGGCTCTGCCTCGACCTCCTCGACGAGCAAGGCGTGCTCCTGACCCCCGGCGCCGTCATGGGAGCCGAAGGCTACCTGCGGATCGGCTTCGGCAACCCCGCAGAGACGCTCCGGGCGGCACTGCCGAAGCTGTCGGCCTTCCTACGGCGACGGGCCGCGCAATAG
- a CDS encoding tetratricopeptide repeat protein, with the protein MRPLALAAILTALPGLAFAAGGEPSTPTQTSESCTGAQVFDARTKTCVDARDSRLDDATRLDGARELAAFGRADDALAVLATLDHPEAADALTVRGFATRKSGDFAGAMVLYEAALALDPGHVLARSYMGQGLAEAGRMDEARLQLAHLRAHGARGTWPEIALAAAIAGETVGY; encoded by the coding sequence ATGCGCCCCCTCGCCCTCGCCGCCATCCTGACCGCCCTGCCCGGCCTCGCTTTTGCGGCCGGCGGTGAGCCCTCCACGCCGACCCAGACCTCCGAGAGCTGCACCGGCGCGCAGGTCTTCGACGCTAGGACCAAGACCTGCGTCGATGCGCGCGACAGCCGCCTCGACGATGCCACCCGCCTCGATGGTGCACGCGAGCTGGCCGCCTTCGGGCGCGCCGATGACGCGTTGGCCGTCCTTGCCACGCTCGACCACCCCGAGGCGGCGGATGCGCTGACCGTTCGCGGCTTCGCAACCCGCAAGAGCGGCGATTTCGCCGGCGCGATGGTGCTCTACGAGGCTGCGCTGGCGCTCGATCCGGGCCACGTCCTCGCGCGAAGCTATATGGGTCAGGGCCTCGCCGAAGCGGGCCGCATGGATGAGGCGCGTCTGCAACTGGCGCATCTGCGCGCGCACGGGGCGCGGGGCACCTGGCCCGAGATCGCACTCGCCGCCGCCATCGCGGGCGAAACCGTTGGATATTGA